The sequence below is a genomic window from Pelmatolapia mariae isolate MD_Pm_ZW linkage group LG9, Pm_UMD_F_2, whole genome shotgun sequence.
TCCAGATTAGTCATAGCGCTCTGATAAGCATGTTCTTTAATAGCATCCTTGTACATCTCAAATGTATTTTCCAGTTTGTCCTGGTAGCTCTCCTTCAGCTCTTCGATCTGACGACTTTACAGATACAGAAGATAATATTGGAAAATGATCAACTTCACCTGAAATCACTTCTAACAGCATACACATTTATGGAAGATCGCTGGCCCACTTTTGCAAAACTGCACGTACTTGCGGAGTTCTTCACTTTCCATCAGCTGCTGCAACATGGCGTCTCCCATTTCTTTGCGAATTTCGATTTCCTGCAGCAGGTTTTTTCTTCGCTCAGCCAGTAGCTTTGTTCTTAAATTCTCAACCATATTCAAAAGTTCCTATAAGAAGATTGAAACAAATGAACGTTAATATTagaaatgagacaaaaaaaacaaaacaaaattatctTAGCCGTTATCTTTCAAGAACATGAGTACAGGCATGCTGCTGCTACTTTCTAGCTACTGTAAGGCATAGGGCATGCTTTCAGCTAAATCATAATGTTTAGtggaagactttttttttttttttttaaatacactctGTGGCAACAAAGACATGTCagcctcctcttcttcatcaaGCAGCTCATCTTCAGACAGGTAACTCTCCAGGACGTCGCTGTCAATCACCCCGTTCCTCAGCAGGGGCTTGCCATCATGACCCACGAGACGAGGAGCCAGAGATTCTAGAGCCTTATCTGGGATCACCTGCACCACCTACACAAATCACAGCTGAGATCAGTGCTTCACGTCACCAAGGCCTTTTCTGCGTATCCTTCTGTATTTTGAACTCGGGCTAACCTGTTTGGCAACAGCTGAGAATTTCATGACATAGAGAGTCTCGTCGTAGGTGGAAGCACACTGGTTAATGTTGACAATCATGGAGGGTCTTCCCTTCCCGCAGAAGAAAGCCTGGAACAGCTTGGTGAGCTTGCTTTCTCGGAAGGGGATGTAGCTGCTCCTCGTTCTAATGGACGACAACATAAAAGCATgcaaaaggtttaaaaacacataaccATCCATCATTAAGGTTCATTTATTCATTCGCCAACACATAATAACGCTAACGAGGACAAGATGTGACAAAAGTTACATTACTTAAAACAAATCAAAGCTTTAGCATTTTGTGTTAACACTCATGTTTGCTCTGGTGGTGATGGTCTCACTGTACCTGTCAGGCCCACTGTTGCGGAGTGCAGTGATACACTTCCCCAAAATAAGCAGGGAATTATTAATGTTACCCGCCTCCTTAAGCCTCTCTCcaaatgtctttgttttgttgcatCTTTCTGAGCCGGCCAGATCACAGAGGGAGAACCtgcgagagaaaaaaaaaacaaaacaaaacacacaaacagaagaatCATAGTTTCACAATTTATGTTTACAAAAAAGGTGGACATATTAGTGTCTTAGTCCCAGCAATTAATCAGATTTCTCACCTAATAACTCCCACTGAAGGCACTGAGTTTCCCTTAGGGAAACTCATTTCATGTGATCCATTTTATTTTCCTGTACTTGAAGAGCCATTTTAGgttatttaaaaatttaaaacaagaGCTCAAAAACCACTATGAGAAGCACTTCTATAGCAAAGATGCAAGATAAATATCACTTTGACACGATATTCCATTTTTTGTAACGCCCCAAagagttgattctgttcatctggacgtagcgttttcagtgggagtcactcatccaagtgacttcttcagtctcagctgactgcaggtttccccaaccttataaacaacacatttgaaTTGGCCTAAGCCCACTAATTTGGCTAGGTTCAGTTATTGTTTAAGGTCAACtctttgggatttacttacctggatgattgagcatgcatcaaaatATCAGATACAATTATTAGATACTCTGTCCAACtgtaaaacttttgtttttcactgtactagattacatttttgatttaaatattatctTCATTAGCATTACTGCACTGCAGCGTTAATGCATTTTAGTACTTTTAAGAAGACAACCACCGTCTTAAATATTGATGAACTGAGATGGAACCATGATTGTTAGTAGGGATTTTTAGCATGATTTTCAACTTGAGAAATTAGTTGCAAAAAATATTAAGTacactttacatttatttttattgattgCCCTTATAGATTGAGTTTAAGGCAAATAAAGCATACTAACAAATTCTTATTTAGCATTacacatttgtttaattttgagTTGATCGTTTTCCATCTTTATATTACATTGCTTATTGCCTttttaacaccccccccccaaaaaaaaaacaaaacaaaaaaaaaaccctcttatCTCAGTCATGGAACGTACTacacaaaaaaattataataaaagtaaataaataaagtgaccCTTGCTGCATAATGGGAATTATCCATGGTGCCCATAtacttaaaaatgttaattttttttccccccatgtgATAATGTTCGGGAGCTGCAATGACTTTTGCAATGTTACAAAACCCTTTTACAATACACAAGTTTTCTGAGCAGGTTAAACTTAACCTTAGTTAACTTACACTTGTATACACTTACTCAGAGACCCTTTCAGCCGTCCCTCCATTGATCCTCAGTAACTTCATGGTAAATATGCTGTGGCTGTAAGGAAAGCCTGTGTGAGTTTTGAACAGGTTGTTTAACACCACATTCATGATAAACTTAACTGGTTTTACCTTCGGCTAGATGAGTGGTTCATCTTTGTGGCTGCAgcacttctgtttttattcccaAACTGTAGCAGCTTGGAGGCTTCACCCAGGTTATGAATGTTGATCCAAATGAGGTCTGAAatcaaaacaaatgtttttcctttaatcatTAATGCTAACATTCACCTGCTAATTTAAGAACATAAGGCAAGGTCATTTCCACACCTTTAACATAAGCATTTCCAGCACCATCATCGCATACACGGAGACAGGCACGTTTCTTGGATTTGGAGTACAAAGATGGCTGGAGAAGATCGTACACATACTCATTGTAGATTTCAAAGAAAGCCACCCATAAGGCAAACTGGCTGTCATTTGCTTCTGTCTGGTTACTGGTCAGCACTAAAGTAGGAGCACAGAAGACCGTAAATATAGACATAATAAGAATCCACAACAATAATCACTATTCTAATGAGTAGTACCCGTTTGAGTTGAAGATGCAGAAGAGGATGAAAGACAGCTGGCCAAACAAGACTCTAGACAACTACTGACTCTGAGAGAATCACACTCCTAGACCAGAGGAGAGACATACGAATGTAAACAGCACTACACTCAAGTGCTTTATACCCATCTTCTCTTTTCTGGAATACATTTGACAGAACTGAGTCCTTACTTCTTTAATTGAAGCAAAAATGGCAGCTTTAGTGCTTCTTTCCTGCTTTACTAGGTCAAAATCCAGAGACTGCACACCATTCCTGAGGTAGGGCTTCAGGTCCATTCCCTGATACTGATGTTCTTCAATGTACTGAAAAGTGCTTTCCAGCACTCGAGGCAGTATTCCTGGCTCTTTTGGAGTTCCTGCAGCACTTCAAAACATTACCAGAAGAACTTTGCACGACTTGAACTTCACAAGGATATTGTGCTTCTGTCCGTACCTTGGATTGTGAAGGTTTTCCCAGCATTGGTTACACCATAGCTGAATATCAGTGCATTCTTCCCATCCAAGAAATCACTCATTTGGCTTTTGACTGTGTTCTCAAACAGCTCAGCCTGTGTTGTGTCAGGCCCAAAAATCTAAAAGGCAACAGAAGATAAAAAGTCGACAATTACTGACataaaaaggggggggggagaaaatgggtcatttcaaatgttactgacctgtgaaaaagaaaatttgTGGAGTGACATGCCAATTCCTTTCTCACTGCTCTTCATGGTGGCAGAACCTTTTGGCGCATTCAGTGTCACCGTCTGGCTGTTTTCAATCACAACACAAGCCTGAGAGATGGGAAAACAAAGTGTTTAACAGTCTTTGTAAATCAAACCATCTCATAACAGGTGAAAGTCAGAACTGGCATGGGCACTATGTTGGGCAACTGTGTCTTAAATCAGGTGCTCTTtccattagttttattttgaatgcAAGTCAACTGCTCTTAAATAGTATTAGGCTACAAGATCATCTAatccgggggggggggggggggggggggggggggaggagaCCTCTTGTGTTTTAATACAAAATGTTCCACTCCCTTATATTGATGGAAATGTGCAGATGAGCTACAACACTTGCAGAAGAAAGCAGAGAGGATACACACTGGTTTTTCCTTATTGGTCACCCCAGTATGTTCTAGTGTACCTGATCCTCATTGTTAGAGAGCTCCTCTTTAGAGAAAGGCCTCACTCTGAGATAAACGCTCATTGTCTGCTGTTCAGCTGCACCGGGCGCATCAGTctaacaacagaaaaagacaaatcaaAGCAGAGGAGCTGAGTTTAAAGTGTTTCTTCCAGTCCCTCCATTCAGTTACTGGGACAGACACCCCAAGTAAGCGAAGAATTGGCAGTAATGGTTatgcattaaaaacacaaacaaacaaaaataaacattaccTGTTGCAGGGACGTGTTGCCAGTGGGAACACAAGTCAAGTCCATGTCAACAGACTGCATACAAAAACTGTTTTCCTGAGTCATTTCACTAACTTCACTCATCTTCAAGTAAATTAgctaaaacaacagcaacaactacAAAAAGAAGTAATAGTTATTTGTTAAATTCATACATGAGATTGAGTGTAAGATATCAGCACTAAAGCTGATTTAACAGTCACTGACTACTGTAGGCTTGAAATAACTTAACAAGAGCCAGTAGACCTGCTGGTTTTCCTCCACTGAGAATCAAGGGAAAGCTTCTAATCACTGCTAATTGGAAGCAGATGTGAGTTCAAGCAAGTCATCAATATGTCCAACCAGCTTGGAGTGCCCTGTGTGTCAGATTGTCATTTGATGAATGTGTCACTGTACAAAAAGGTGACATATTGAAAAAATTAACAAGCAAACGTAAAACAAAATAGAACCGTTTTAATCTTTGAGGATTCTTCCCAACATAGATTTCCTCATTTGTTTGATTTGATTATGATGTTGGAGAGCGCAGTCTAACCCACCAGTGTTCACTGTGGTTTAGATCTGCAGCCGGTTTCACAAGCGCAGTCTGTAGGATTAAACAAGTCTTATTTTTgctcaggtttaaaaaaaaaaaaaaaaaaaattaagccaCCCTTACTTTGGAGTTTAGTTGTCTGGGACAAAACGAAATTACAAACAGAGATTAAGAATAACccaaatactataacataattaGGGTTTGGTGGGAGATACGTAAGCGGTTGGATAGAGAAGACGGCACTTTATTGAGAAACACAGACTTTGTTGCAGGAATGTCTTGCAGTCTGTTTCATATGTGGCGTAACAACAGGTTACAAATGATCGGCGACCTGTATCATAACATCACATTGATGAACTTTCAACAATTGAagtcatattttaatttttcttgagaacatttttcttttttagctttcTCCAGGTTCATAACTGTGTTCATTCTAAAATGTCACAATTTTTAGAAACAGCTATATATGATGACCTGGAGACATTTCTTATGAAGGAAACATACAGAACTCATTTTACTTCTGCTTTTTATTCATCACTCTATGCTCACAGTAGCAGTACATTGAGTGCTATTGAAAAATGGGAGGTAGatcttaataataaatatactgAGAAGGAATGGAAAGGAACTATTAGCATAGTTAGGTCTACTTTCACTTGCAACTGCCAGGGAGAAACCCAGTACAAAATTTTGCACTGCCTATATATAGGCCCTAATGCAGGGGTAGGGAACTCCAGGTCttgagagccggtgtcctggaggttttagaccacaccctgggtcaacacacctgaatcaaatgattagttcattaccaggcctctggagaatttaaatcagctgtgttggatcaaggacacatctaaaacctgtaggACACTGGCTCTttaggcctggagttccctaccCCTGCCCTAATGTTTTGCATAAGATTAAGAAACAACATTAACTTATTTACAGCATAAACTATGTACTAAACTATTGTTGCTGGCTcggaaatgtattatttttaactCGGTCACAGATAAACCTCCTACTGTTACTTTGTGGTACAGGGAATTGTTTAGATTAATTCCTCCTGAAAGAGTTGCTGCTATCTTGGCAAGAAATGAGGATTCATTCCTCAATGTTTGGTCTTCCTTGCTTATTTATTTGCCAgatgatttgtcccagctgttgAGAGAGGGTCGGTTGTCTTTAGGATGTTCCCAGGCAATTGGGGAGTGAGCACAAAGACCGCCTAAaccgagaccaagaccaagaccaagtcgagaccaagaccgagacaaaaaagtctttaaactgtgtcagatgctgcttcgtttacaggtgtcaggcatatttatgtgtttttgcttttgcacaaccctcctcaccgctgtctactgtctcactcacttactgagaggacagacgcacgctccacttgactgtcgcgtctctcaccctctctgtttttcacacaatgatattatcctatatcctcgcatgtgattggccacaatatggagggattggagcatagctgagccactgtgtgagagctgagcagcgaaaggaaataaagtgagggtagaaatgactgaaagattaataggctctgttttgagttttgttcaaaaaagaatgacttcatataggaaaaaatatatatcacatatgcaggacaccttaaactagttttttaattaagcagcaaggcagaacaaagtcgggctgtatcaagacacagggactaaaccccaattcaaccagacccagaactgatctgaaattaaaacaggactacaacagttcagaaccagaatcaaaactagatgatagtagcactaaaaatcatcatagacctgcactacatttattttttaattctaccaaagtacactatttagattcagaaaagtttatataattatttagccttgttgtgcaaacaagcctgcataacttaataaatatagaatttgaaaagtaaaaaatgGTATCTAAAAAGATACACAAgtactagatacatgttctgatgagttttggcaaacaatcatttgactaacatgtgtgtctcacctgctcttgttccatctctgttctgtcctcattctccatctccctctctgttcctctctctccctctttgtgctggcaatcaagccaaacaccaacatcatcaaatacacagttgaaaccagaCATTAaatactcttcagataaaaacacaaacacttttttaattgtaacatcaaatcagactaaatgtttatttttttagagacCAAGACCGCGACCAAAGTCCGTCAAGAccaagacgagaccaagaccacgtaaaagtggtctcgagacatccaactctaccACACGTCAACCTATTAACTCACTTCTTCAACatctcttttcctttctctccaaCTGCTCTTCTAACTTTCAACTGACTCATGCTGAGTGAACcctttcccacacaaccattctCTGCCATCTAACACAACATACTTTTACCCACAGTTCTTGCCATATATTTTATCAagatattttatcttctcgtgatatgattttaaacacatctgagggCCCGACTgtacctgaggagacactggacagctttgtcctggttaatgctgagaaccttaagaaagttttctccacagtgagacccaccacatgtcttttagatccaatcccctctccactttttaaaacactttatggattttttgaagctgagcttttatacatgatgaattgctctcttcagtcgggtgtcttccctgctgactttaaaacggcggtggtgaggccccttctgaagaagagcaatttggattgcaataattttaataactacagacctgtatccaacttaccatttttaagtaaaattttagaaaaacttgtttttattcagattaatgattttctgaatgataaacagatcctagagatatttcagtctggatttcgggtgaaccacagcacagagacggctctcctaaaggttttaaatgctctcagtcctggtgctactggatctaagtgcagcctttgatacagtagaccacgctatacttttaaacagactgaaacacatggtgggcctctctggtactgtacacaactggttcacttcctatctctcagacagaacttttatggtgagtatggatacatgctcctctaagatccataaaatgacatgtggtgtgcctcaagggtcggttttaggccctgtactttttaatttatatatgctccctcttggcggcGTCATCAGGAGGCAcggagtgaacttccacagttacgctgatgatactcagctgtatatctccgcgtctcctgatgacaccagaccaatggatgccctttttaactgtattgtagatataaaatcttggatggcagaaaactttttacagcttaaccaggacaaag
It includes:
- the zgc:56231 gene encoding kinesin-like protein KIF20A, which codes for MDLTCVPTGNTSLQQTDAPGAAEQQTMSVYLRVRPFSKEELSNNEDQACVVIENSQTVTLNAPKGSATMKSSEKGIGMSLHKFSFSQIFGPDTTQAELFENTVKSQMSDFLDGKNALIFSYGVTNAGKTFTIQGTPKEPGILPRVLESTFQYIEEHQYQGMDLKPYLRNGVQSLDFDLVKQERSTKAAIFASIKEECDSLRVSSCLESCLASCLSSSSASSTQTVLTSNQTEANDSQFALWVAFFEIYNEYVYDLLQPSLYSKSKKRACLRVCDDGAGNAYVKDLIWINIHNLGEASKLLQFGNKNRSAAATKMNHSSSRSHSIFTMKLLRINGGTAERVSEFSLCDLAGSERCNKTKTFGERLKEAGNINNSLLILGKCITALRNSGPDRTRSSYIPFRESKLTKLFQAFFCGKGRPSMIVNINQCASTYDETLYVMKFSAVAKQVVQVIPDKALESLAPRLVGHDGKPLLRNGVIDSDVLESYLSEDELLDEEEEADMSLLPQSELLNMVENLRTKLLAERRKNLLQEIEIRKEMGDAMLQQLMESEELRNRQIEELKESYQDKLENTFEMYKDAIKEHAYQSAMTNLEDNYVPLDEFTAEQEKVEALRRKVSGLEALTSRTGVVPAAPTVDQSSQTDPLKEAGEAGDDRYRRLHREKCAIERMCEDKQQLILSLEKRLMELNETLQKVRDGFLEKSADLEALQRTADDQKKSMEEILHQNVEKDKEIVSLKAEVAKLSQKSPVQAKTKRGLLANIREAVTSPRKGTSARTLRKTGKTVHH